One Pantoea eucalypti genomic region harbors:
- the guaB gene encoding IMP dehydrogenase, producing the protein MLRIAKEALTFDDVLLVPAHSTVLPNTADLSTQLTKNIRLNIPMLSAAMDTVTESGLAIALAQEGGLGFIHKNMSIERQADEVRKVKKHESGVVTEPQTVLPTTPLADVKVLTERNGFAGYPVVNRDNELVGIITGRDVRFVTDLSQPVSAVMTPKERLVTVKEGEARDVVLHKMHEKRVEKALVVDDSFHLLGMITVKDFQKAERKPNACKDAQGRLRVGAAVGAGAGNEERIDALVAAGVDVLLIDSSHGHSEGVLSRIRETRAKYPDLEIVGGNVATGAGALALVAAGVSAVKVGIGPGSICTTRIVTGVGVPQITAVSDAVTALEGTGIPVIADGGIRFSGDIAKAIAAGASCVMVGSMLAGTEESPGEIELYQGRSFKSYRGMGSLGAMSKGSSDRYFQTDNAADKLVPEGIEGRVAYKGRLKEIVHQQMGGLRSCMGLTGCPTIDDLRTKAEFVRISGAGINESHVHDVTITKESPNYRMGS; encoded by the coding sequence ATGTTAAGAATCGCTAAAGAAGCACTCACTTTTGACGACGTTCTGCTCGTCCCTGCACACTCCACCGTCCTGCCTAATACGGCCGATCTCAGCACTCAGCTGACCAAAAATATCCGTTTAAACATTCCTATGCTCTCCGCTGCCATGGACACCGTGACCGAATCGGGTCTGGCGATTGCGCTGGCACAGGAAGGCGGCCTTGGCTTCATCCATAAAAATATGTCGATTGAACGCCAGGCGGACGAAGTGCGCAAGGTGAAGAAACATGAAAGCGGCGTGGTCACTGAACCACAGACCGTGCTGCCAACCACGCCTCTGGCTGATGTGAAAGTGCTGACCGAGCGCAACGGCTTTGCAGGCTACCCGGTAGTTAACCGCGACAACGAACTGGTGGGTATCATCACCGGTCGTGATGTGCGCTTTGTAACCGACCTCTCTCAGCCGGTCTCTGCGGTCATGACCCCGAAAGAGCGTCTGGTGACGGTGAAAGAGGGTGAAGCGCGTGATGTGGTCCTGCACAAGATGCACGAAAAGCGCGTTGAGAAAGCGCTGGTCGTGGATGACAGCTTCCATCTGCTGGGCATGATCACCGTTAAAGACTTTCAGAAAGCCGAACGTAAACCTAACGCCTGTAAAGATGCGCAGGGTCGACTGCGTGTCGGTGCAGCGGTGGGCGCGGGTGCCGGTAACGAAGAGCGTATTGATGCGCTGGTCGCAGCAGGCGTTGACGTGCTGCTGATTGACTCTTCACACGGCCACTCTGAAGGTGTGCTGTCACGCATCCGTGAAACCCGCGCTAAATACCCGGATCTGGAAATCGTCGGCGGTAACGTGGCAACAGGCGCAGGCGCTCTGGCGCTGGTCGCGGCAGGCGTCAGCGCCGTTAAAGTCGGTATCGGCCCGGGCTCAATCTGTACTACCCGTATCGTAACCGGCGTGGGCGTTCCACAGATCACTGCTGTTTCTGACGCGGTTACTGCGCTGGAAGGCACCGGTATTCCGGTGATTGCTGACGGTGGTATCCGTTTCTCCGGTGATATCGCTAAAGCAATCGCGGCGGGTGCGTCCTGTGTGATGGTCGGTTCAATGCTGGCGGGGACCGAAGAGTCGCCGGGCGAGATCGAACTCTATCAGGGCCGTTCATTCAAATCCTATCGCGGTATGGGTTCACTGGGCGCGATGTCCAAAGGCTCGTCTGACCGTTACTTCCAGACTGATAACGCCGCTGACAAGCTGGTGCCGGAAGGTATCGAAGGTCGCGTGGCCTATAAAGGCCGTCTGAAAGAGATCGTGCATCAGCAGATGGGTGGATTGCGCTCGTGCATGGGCCTGACCGGTTGCCCGACCATTGACGACCTGCGCACCAAAGCGGAATTTGTCCGCATCAGCGGCGCAGGCATCAATGAGAGCCACGTGCATGATGTGACCATCACCAAAGAGTCACCGAATTACCGCATGGGTTCATAA
- the guaA gene encoding glutamine-hydrolyzing GMP synthase yields the protein MTTENIHKHRILILDFGSQYTQLVARRVRELGVYCELWAWDVTEEQIRQFNPSGIILSGGPESTTELNSPRAPDYVFNAGVPVLGVCYGMQTMAMQLGGTVAGSNEREFGYAQVEVTTPSALVRDIEDAISAAGKPLLDVWMSHGDKVTAIPADFVTVASTETCPFAIMANEEKRFYGVQFHPEVTHTRQGLRMLERFIIDICECEALWTPAKIIEDAVERLREQVGNDKVILGLSGGVDSSVTAMLLHRAIGDRLTCVFVDNGLLRLNEAQQVMDMFGDHFGLNIIHVPAEMRFLDALAGIDEPEAKRKTIGRVFVEVFDEEALKLQDVKWLAQGTIYPDVIESAASATGKAHVIKSHHNVGGLPKEMKMGLVEPLKELFKDEVRKIGLELGLPYDMLYRHPFPGPGLGVRVLGEVKKEYCDLLRRADAIFIEELHKADLYNKVSQAFTVFLPVRSVGVMGDGRKYDWVVSLRAVETIDFMTAHWAHLPYDFLGRVSNRIINEVDGISRVVYDISGKPPATIEWE from the coding sequence ATGACGACGGAAAATATCCATAAGCATCGCATTCTGATTCTCGATTTCGGCTCACAATATACTCAGCTGGTTGCACGTCGCGTGCGCGAACTCGGCGTTTACTGTGAACTCTGGGCATGGGACGTCACCGAAGAGCAGATTCGCCAGTTCAACCCAAGCGGCATCATCCTTTCCGGTGGCCCGGAAAGCACCACCGAACTGAACAGCCCGCGAGCACCTGACTATGTCTTCAACGCTGGCGTGCCGGTGCTGGGCGTCTGCTACGGTATGCAGACCATGGCGATGCAGCTGGGCGGCACCGTGGCTGGCTCAAACGAGCGTGAGTTTGGTTATGCGCAGGTCGAAGTCACCACGCCAAGCGCGCTGGTTCGCGATATCGAAGATGCTATCAGCGCCGCCGGTAAACCGCTGCTGGATGTCTGGATGAGCCACGGCGACAAAGTTACAGCGATTCCGGCTGACTTCGTGACTGTTGCCAGCACAGAAACCTGTCCATTTGCCATTATGGCCAACGAAGAAAAGCGTTTCTATGGCGTGCAGTTCCACCCGGAAGTGACTCATACCCGTCAGGGTCTGCGGATGCTTGAGCGCTTCATCATCGACATCTGTGAATGTGAAGCACTGTGGACACCGGCCAAAATCATTGAAGATGCCGTTGAACGCCTGCGTGAGCAGGTTGGCAACGACAAGGTCATCCTTGGTCTGTCAGGCGGAGTGGACTCCTCTGTGACGGCAATGCTGCTGCATCGTGCCATCGGCGACCGTCTGACCTGTGTGTTCGTGGATAACGGCCTGCTGCGTCTGAACGAAGCACAACAGGTAATGGATATGTTTGGCGACCACTTCGGTCTGAACATCATCCATGTGCCGGCTGAGATGCGCTTCCTGGATGCGCTGGCGGGTATTGATGAGCCAGAAGCCAAGCGTAAGACCATTGGTCGCGTCTTTGTGGAAGTGTTCGACGAAGAAGCGCTGAAGCTGCAGGATGTGAAGTGGCTGGCACAGGGCACCATCTATCCGGACGTGATTGAGTCGGCGGCGTCAGCTACCGGTAAAGCGCACGTCATCAAGTCACACCACAACGTGGGTGGACTGCCGAAAGAGATGAAGATGGGCCTGGTTGAGCCGCTGAAAGAGCTGTTCAAAGACGAAGTGCGCAAGATTGGTCTCGAGCTGGGCCTGCCGTACGACATGCTGTATCGCCATCCATTCCCGGGTCCGGGTCTGGGCGTGCGTGTGCTGGGCGAAGTGAAGAAAGAGTATTGCGACCTGCTGCGCCGTGCCGATGCCATCTTCATCGAAGAGCTGCATAAAGCGGATCTCTACAACAAAGTCAGCCAGGCGTTCACTGTCTTCCTGCCGGTTCGTTCAGTCGGCGTGATGGGCGATGGCCGTAAATATGACTGGGTTGTCTCGCTGCGTGCGGTGGAAACCATCGACTTTATGACCGCACACTGGGCGCACCTGCCGTATGATTTCCTGGGACGCGTCTCAAACCGCATCATCAATGAAGTCGACGGCATCTCCCGCGTGGTGTACGACATCAGCGGCAAGCCACCGGCGACGATTGAGTGGGAATGA
- a CDS encoding DUF3750 domain-containing protein: MLSLKVFSLFFVAVLLLSLGASIAQATRHGETAQPGGWATARRDSAGIAPDPRALYNLAIVQVYAAPTYGWKGRVAVHPWIIFKRAGETRFTRYEVISWGSGDKIRRNTNLPDGYWYGAKPRLLVEHRGPEAEAMIPQIEAAIKSYPWPTTYRAWPGPNSNTFLAHIGREVPALKLDLPANALGKDYRSLWHPIGLPPSGRGLQVSILGVAGVTLGAEEGLEVNLLGLNMGLDFTPFRLRLPFIGGLGNDNLQQDKP, translated from the coding sequence ATGCTCTCACTGAAAGTGTTCAGCCTGTTTTTTGTTGCCGTGCTACTGCTGTCGCTGGGGGCCAGCATTGCGCAGGCGACGCGTCACGGCGAAACCGCACAGCCCGGTGGCTGGGCCACTGCCCGGCGGGATTCGGCCGGAATCGCGCCCGATCCGCGCGCGTTATATAACCTGGCTATCGTGCAGGTCTATGCGGCGCCGACCTATGGCTGGAAAGGGCGGGTGGCGGTGCATCCCTGGATCATCTTTAAGCGCGCAGGTGAAACGCGTTTCACCCGCTACGAAGTGATTAGCTGGGGCAGCGGCGACAAAATCCGGCGCAACACCAACCTGCCGGATGGTTACTGGTATGGCGCAAAACCCCGGCTGCTGGTGGAGCATCGCGGACCGGAAGCCGAGGCGATGATTCCGCAGATTGAAGCCGCCATTAAATCCTATCCGTGGCCGACAACTTATCGTGCCTGGCCCGGACCGAACAGCAATACCTTCCTGGCGCATATCGGCCGTGAAGTGCCGGCTTTAAAACTGGATCTGCCCGCCAATGCGCTGGGCAAAGATTACCGGTCACTGTGGCATCCCATCGGGCTGCCGCCATCCGGGCGCGGTTTGCAGGTGTCGATTCTGGGCGTGGCGGGCGTGACGCTGGGCGCGGAAGAGGGACTTGAAGTGAACCTGCTGGGGCTTAATATGGGACTCGATTTTACGCCGTTCCGGCTGCGGTTGCCGTTTATCGGTGGTCTGGGCAATGACAACCTTCAGCAGGACAAACCCTGA
- a CDS encoding helix-turn-helix transcriptional regulator, producing the protein MEYCFTLRFSLPEGHAPVDELLETLAAAGCDDALIGLGMPGRIALEFTRESDSATEVLRQAEEDVLRAIPGATLVEAAPDFVGLTDVAEIIGMTRQNMRKLMLSHRPPFPLPVHDGKTAIWHLADVLEWLSQRGNYTLPAATRELAQVTRQRNLNGSLQRYGLHA; encoded by the coding sequence ATGGAATATTGTTTTACACTGCGGTTTAGCCTGCCGGAAGGGCATGCGCCGGTGGATGAGTTGCTGGAAACACTGGCAGCAGCAGGCTGTGATGATGCACTGATCGGTCTGGGTATGCCAGGGCGCATTGCACTGGAGTTTACCCGGGAGTCTGACTCTGCCACGGAGGTATTGAGACAGGCAGAAGAGGATGTGCTGCGTGCTATACCGGGTGCCACGCTGGTAGAAGCGGCACCTGATTTTGTGGGATTGACGGATGTGGCCGAGATCATCGGCATGACGCGTCAGAATATGCGTAAGTTAATGCTCAGCCACCGCCCGCCGTTTCCACTGCCGGTGCACGACGGTAAAACCGCCATCTGGCACTTAGCGGACGTGCTGGAGTGGCTGAGCCAGCGCGGCAATTACACGTTGCCTGCGGCGACCCGTGAGCTGGCACAGGTGACGCGCCAGCGCAATCTCAACGGGTCGCTGCAACGTTACGGCCTGCACGCCTGA